From the Oleiphilus messinensis genome, one window contains:
- a CDS encoding transposase → MARKPRFNLTDYPQYIMQRGHNRLPCFFDQQDYEMFLESLEKAATQYQCEIHAYALLKTEAHIIVTPRVQGGVSQMMQSLGRRYVQYMNHRYHRSGTLWEGRYKSSLIDSSAYMITCTRYIESLPVDMGLSDSEATYPWSSYQTHAGGQSNPVLKPHEMYNELGEDEGQRCEVYRELFGFELDPGIKKHIVETLNLEMVLGGDRFKHQIQLMVDRPVRPKKRGRPPKEAKR, encoded by the coding sequence ATGGCAAGGAAACCACGATTTAATTTAACGGACTATCCTCAATACATCATGCAACGCGGGCATAATCGTTTGCCCTGTTTTTTCGATCAGCAGGACTATGAAATGTTCCTGGAAAGCCTCGAAAAAGCCGCCACACAATATCAGTGTGAAATTCATGCGTATGCGTTGTTAAAAACTGAAGCTCATATTATTGTTACACCGCGGGTGCAAGGGGGGGTCTCTCAGATGATGCAATCCCTCGGACGACGTTATGTGCAGTATATGAACCATCGGTACCATCGCAGCGGAACTTTGTGGGAAGGTCGGTATAAATCCAGCCTGATTGATTCTTCAGCCTATATGATCACCTGTACCCGTTATATCGAAAGTTTACCTGTAGATATGGGGCTGTCCGATTCCGAGGCGACCTACCCCTGGTCCAGTTATCAGACCCATGCCGGGGGCCAGTCCAATCCGGTTCTTAAACCCCATGAAATGTATAATGAATTAGGGGAGGATGAGGGACAGCGGTGCGAGGTTTACCGGGAGCTGTTTGGTTTTGAACTCGATCCTGGCATTAAAAAGCATATCGTTGAAACACTCAACCTCGAGATGGTCCTGGGGGGAGACCGGTTCAAACACCAGATTCAACTTATGGTAGATCGCCCTGTTCGGCCCAAAAAGCGGGGCCGCCCCCCTAAGGAAGCAAAACGTTAG
- the tssH gene encoding type VI secretion system ATPase TssH: MFNVNLKALVERMNPNLKLALDNAAGLCLSKSHYSIEVEHWLQKILEQADTDLGKMLEEFGLNHAKVLRELTASLDKFKSGNTRTPGLSQTVQDALKYAWMVASIDMSHNAISSGHIFCAMMSDDTLRRQMLESIPSLRDVNNDRARVALRSVFGKTAESQSISRSAPSEGGAEVSGDAPAGGSSLAKFCINLTERAKKNEIDPVLGRDTEIRQCIDILTRRRQNNPILTGEAGVGKTAVVEGLALRVANDDVPDPLKGVAIMSLDLGLLQAGASMKGEFENRLKSVIEEVKASPSPIIMFIDEAHTLIGAGGKEGQGDAANLLKPALARGELRTIAATTWAEYKKYFERDPALTRRFQVVKVEEPSESVAIDMMRGVSKTLQQHHKVRISDDAIIQAVKLSARYIPGRQLPDKSVSLLDTACARVALSQSATPALIEDTRRRIDQLKTNIEMLERENASTGDCDDMIAELQAEKAEAETQRENQEAQWEKEKEIIVEIKSIRDKIETDFFSRNLAPTETDATEGEAQPEADEALTAEQLTPEQSEELKARLKALTTELGGIQGQNPLMQPHVDGQAVAEVVANWTGIPVGKMVGDEINAILKLRDKLEERVIGQSHALDAIAQAIRTSRAGLTDPRKPIGVFMMVGSSGVGKTETALALADILFGGEQNITVINMSEFKEEHKVSMLLGSPPGYVGYGEGGVLTEAARRKPYSVILLDEMEKAHPGVQDVFYNLFDKGTIKDGEGRDIDFKNTVIIMTSNAGEAAIRAICAQSEEKPEPEVLLDSMRPELLKHFKPAFLGRANVITYYPLDDENLMKICQINMRRIEKRVIEHYGAEFSYDDEVVLHIVARSQEVDTGARNIETILNRTLLPELASECLNKMATGETINRIHIGADEEGHFTYDVS, encoded by the coding sequence ATGTTTAATGTTAATTTGAAAGCGCTGGTCGAGCGCATGAACCCCAACCTCAAACTAGCTCTGGATAATGCGGCCGGCTTATGTTTATCCAAATCCCATTACAGTATTGAAGTGGAGCACTGGCTGCAGAAAATTCTGGAGCAGGCAGACACAGATCTGGGCAAAATGCTCGAGGAATTCGGACTGAATCATGCGAAGGTGTTGCGTGAACTGACGGCGTCACTGGATAAGTTTAAAAGTGGAAATACCCGCACACCAGGACTGTCTCAAACAGTACAGGATGCGCTGAAGTATGCCTGGATGGTTGCTTCGATTGATATGTCCCACAACGCCATCAGTTCGGGACATATTTTTTGCGCCATGATGTCAGATGACACGTTGCGTAGACAAATGCTGGAATCAATTCCCAGCTTGCGTGACGTCAATAATGATCGTGCCCGAGTGGCATTGCGTTCTGTTTTTGGTAAAACCGCAGAGTCACAAAGTATCTCGCGGTCTGCACCTTCAGAGGGCGGCGCGGAAGTCTCCGGTGATGCCCCGGCAGGTGGGTCATCGCTGGCGAAGTTTTGTATCAATCTGACCGAACGCGCCAAGAAAAATGAAATTGATCCGGTGCTGGGGCGAGATACAGAAATTCGTCAGTGTATTGACATTTTAACCCGGCGACGTCAAAACAACCCGATTCTTACGGGTGAGGCGGGTGTTGGGAAAACCGCAGTGGTCGAAGGATTAGCGCTGCGCGTAGCAAATGATGATGTACCCGATCCGCTAAAAGGCGTGGCCATCATGTCTCTGGATTTGGGCCTGTTGCAAGCCGGTGCCAGTATGAAAGGCGAGTTTGAGAATCGTCTGAAAAGTGTTATTGAAGAGGTTAAGGCTTCACCGTCCCCTATTATTATGTTCATCGATGAAGCACATACATTGATCGGTGCGGGTGGCAAAGAGGGGCAAGGTGATGCGGCCAACTTGCTCAAACCTGCTTTGGCACGGGGTGAATTACGAACGATCGCCGCCACGACCTGGGCAGAATATAAAAAGTATTTCGAGCGGGATCCGGCATTGACCCGACGTTTCCAGGTGGTAAAAGTAGAAGAGCCATCTGAATCGGTTGCCATTGATATGATGCGTGGCGTTTCAAAAACCTTGCAACAACACCATAAAGTACGAATTTCCGATGATGCTATCATTCAAGCTGTAAAGCTTTCTGCCCGTTATATTCCAGGTCGCCAACTGCCGGATAAGTCGGTGAGCCTGCTGGATACCGCTTGTGCCAGAGTGGCATTGAGCCAAAGTGCTACGCCTGCGTTGATTGAAGATACCCGCCGTCGCATTGATCAATTGAAAACGAACATTGAGATGCTGGAGCGTGAGAATGCCTCCACAGGTGATTGCGACGATATGATCGCCGAACTACAGGCGGAAAAAGCTGAGGCTGAAACCCAACGGGAGAACCAGGAAGCTCAGTGGGAAAAAGAGAAAGAAATTATCGTTGAAATCAAATCAATCAGGGATAAAATCGAGACCGATTTCTTCAGCCGAAATCTAGCGCCCACAGAGACCGATGCAACCGAAGGTGAAGCACAGCCTGAGGCGGATGAGGCATTAACAGCAGAACAATTGACACCAGAACAAAGTGAAGAGCTGAAAGCCCGGTTAAAAGCCCTCACTACAGAGCTCGGTGGTATTCAGGGACAGAATCCGTTAATGCAACCACACGTTGATGGCCAGGCCGTCGCTGAAGTGGTCGCAAATTGGACCGGCATACCGGTAGGCAAAATGGTGGGGGATGAAATCAATGCCATTTTGAAACTTCGGGACAAGCTCGAAGAGCGGGTGATTGGTCAATCCCATGCACTGGATGCCATCGCTCAGGCGATTCGCACCTCTCGGGCAGGACTCACGGATCCCCGTAAACCGATCGGGGTTTTCATGATGGTTGGTTCCAGTGGTGTCGGTAAAACCGAGACGGCATTGGCACTGGCAGATATCCTGTTTGGTGGTGAGCAGAATATTACGGTCATCAATATGTCGGAGTTTAAGGAGGAGCATAAAGTTTCAATGCTTTTGGGTTCACCCCCTGGCTATGTCGGCTATGGTGAAGGCGGTGTTTTGACGGAAGCTGCGCGGCGTAAGCCTTATTCCGTGATTTTGCTTGATGAAATGGAAAAGGCCCATCCTGGTGTGCAGGATGTGTTCTACAACCTTTTTGATAAGGGCACGATCAAGGATGGAGAAGGTCGGGATATCGACTTCAAGAATACCGTTATTATCATGACATCCAACGCCGGTGAAGCTGCGATCCGGGCAATCTGTGCGCAAAGTGAAGAAAAGCCCGAGCCTGAAGTGCTGTTGGATAGCATGCGTCCGGAATTACTGAAGCACTTCAAACCGGCCTTCCTGGGACGTGCGAATGTCATCACGTATTATCCGTTAGATGACGAAAATCTGATGAAAATCTGTCAAATCAACATGCGTCGTATTGAAAAACGTGTTATTGAGCATTATGGTGCGGAGTTCAGTTATGACGATGAGGTCGTGCTGCACATTGTGGCACGAAGTCAGGAAGTGGATACGGGTGCACGTAATATCGAAACCATTTTGAATCGCACGCTGTTGCCGGAATTAGCCTCAGAGTGTTTGAACAAAATGGCGACGGGTGAAACGATTAATCGCATTCATATCGGTGCAGATGAAGAAGGTCACTTTACCTATGACGTCAGCTGA